From Streptomyces sp. 6-11-2, one genomic window encodes:
- a CDS encoding SelB C-terminal domain-containing protein, with protein sequence MRVLATAGHVDHGKSALVRALTGMEPDRYEEERRRGLTLDLGFVWTPPDAEGERLAFVDVPGHERFVATMLAGVGPVPAVLFVVAADQGWQPQSEEHLAILDALGVRHAVLAVTRSDLADPEPVRAEAVKRLSRTSLGTVPSVAVSAVTGAGLDELRAELARTARALPVPPADADVRLWLDRAFTARGHGTVVTGTLGAGTLRVGDRLVNGAGAHTLRVRGLQCLQQDRSAVSGVARVAVNVHGPLAGQLRRGKVLLAPDRWLFTDRIDVRVTGEPVGELPRSVTLHIGTAAVAVTARPLGEDTARLTLRTALPLRVGDRAVLREPGGGRRPCGVTVLDVCPPDLTRRGAGRARAAVLAAMTDRPDGAAELRRRGLVRRSRLLAMGIPPPTGPLTGDWLADKAHWARLRERLAAEVAEHARLHPMEPGLPAEAARHLLDLPDRALVDALAAAPGEPRLLRREGRLYRPDSIGPTLPPPVRAAVDSVRRELETAPFRAPEADRLTALGLDRKAVAAAVSAGALLRVGDGIVLLPGADAEAAAVLRRLPQPFTLSEARKALDTTRRVAVPLLEFLDAHGHTERVDDQHRRCRPDTGTAVVPARPPTAAGRKRPERPPQPPW encoded by the coding sequence ATGCGAGTGCTGGCCACCGCGGGGCACGTCGACCACGGCAAGTCCGCCCTGGTACGAGCCCTGACCGGGATGGAACCCGACCGCTACGAGGAGGAGCGGCGCCGGGGACTCACGCTCGACCTCGGCTTCGTGTGGACGCCGCCGGACGCCGAGGGCGAACGCCTCGCCTTCGTCGACGTACCCGGCCACGAGCGGTTCGTGGCCACGATGCTGGCCGGAGTCGGCCCGGTGCCCGCCGTGCTGTTCGTGGTCGCCGCCGACCAGGGCTGGCAGCCGCAGTCCGAGGAACACCTCGCGATCCTCGACGCACTCGGTGTACGGCACGCGGTGCTCGCCGTGACCCGCAGCGACCTGGCCGACCCCGAGCCGGTGCGCGCCGAGGCCGTCAAGCGACTGTCCCGGACCTCGCTCGGGACCGTGCCGTCCGTCGCGGTGAGCGCGGTGACCGGCGCCGGACTGGACGAACTGCGCGCCGAACTGGCCCGGACGGCCCGCGCACTGCCCGTGCCGCCCGCCGACGCGGACGTACGGCTGTGGCTGGACCGCGCCTTCACCGCGCGTGGGCACGGCACCGTCGTGACCGGCACGCTCGGCGCGGGCACCCTGCGCGTCGGCGACCGGCTGGTGAACGGGGCCGGCGCGCACACGCTGAGGGTGCGCGGGCTCCAGTGCCTGCAACAGGACCGGAGTGCCGTCAGCGGCGTGGCGCGGGTCGCGGTCAACGTGCACGGCCCCCTCGCCGGGCAACTGCGGCGGGGGAAGGTGCTGCTGGCGCCGGACCGCTGGCTGTTCACCGACCGGATCGACGTGCGCGTCACCGGTGAGCCGGTCGGCGAGCTGCCCCGGAGCGTCACCCTGCACATCGGCACGGCGGCCGTCGCGGTGACCGCCCGCCCCCTCGGCGAGGACACCGCCCGGCTGACCCTGCGCACCGCACTGCCCCTGCGTGTGGGGGACCGGGCCGTCCTGCGTGAACCCGGCGGCGGGCGGAGACCCTGCGGTGTGACCGTGCTCGACGTGTGCCCGCCGGACCTGACCCGGCGGGGCGCCGGACGGGCCAGGGCCGCCGTACTGGCCGCGATGACGGACCGCCCCGACGGAGCGGCCGAGCTGCGGCGCCGCGGACTCGTCCGCCGCTCCCGGCTGCTGGCCATGGGCATCCCGCCGCCCACCGGGCCGCTCACCGGGGACTGGCTGGCCGACAAGGCCCACTGGGCCCGGCTGCGCGAGAGGCTGGCCGCCGAGGTCGCGGAGCACGCACGCCTGCACCCCATGGAGCCGGGACTGCCCGCCGAGGCGGCCCGGCACCTGCTGGATCTGCCCGACCGGGCGCTGGTGGACGCCCTCGCCGCGGCGCCGGGCGAGCCCCGTCTGCTGCGACGGGAAGGGCGCCTGTACCGGCCCGACAGCATCGGTCCCACCCTGCCGCCGCCGGTCCGGGCGGCCGTCGATTCGGTGCGGCGCGAGCTGGAGACGGCACCGTTCCGTGCCCCCGAGGCCGATCGTCTCACCGCCCTGGGACTCGACCGCAAAGCCGTGGCCGCGGCGGTCTCGGCGGGCGCACTGCTGCGGGTCGGCGACGGGATCGTGCTGCTGCCGGGAGCCGACGCCGAGGCCGCCGCGGTGCTCCGCCGCCTGCCCCAGCCCTTCACACTCAGCGAGGCCCGCAAGGCTCTCGACACCACCCGCAGGGTCGCCGTGCCGCTCCTGGAGTTCCTCGACGCCCACGGACACACGGAACGAGTGGACGACCAGCACAGACGCTGCCGTCCGGACACAGGGACTGCCGTAGTGCCTGCACGACCTCCGACCGCGGCCGGCCGGAAGCGGCCTGAGCGGCCGCCACAGCCTCCTTGGTGA
- a CDS encoding ASCH domain-containing protein, with protein sequence MTDATTARRHELNLYRRYFELVAAGRKSIEVRVRYPHLADMAAGDTIRFRIKGTDETCDVLVKRVTAYNDFEELLDGEGPANVNPNSSREQQLANIRGIYPPEKEALGALAIEMELLGS encoded by the coding sequence ATGACCGACGCCACCACCGCCCGCAGGCACGAGCTCAACCTGTACCGCCGTTACTTCGAGCTCGTCGCCGCCGGCCGCAAAAGCATCGAGGTCCGGGTGCGCTACCCGCACCTCGCCGACATGGCCGCGGGCGACACAATCCGCTTCCGTATCAAGGGCACCGACGAGACATGCGACGTGCTCGTGAAGCGGGTCACCGCCTACAACGACTTCGAGGAGCTCCTCGACGGCGAAGGCCCGGCGAACGTGAATCCGAACAGCAGTCGCGAGCAGCAACTCGCGAACATCCGCGGCATCTACCCGCCGGAGAAGGAGGCGCTCGGCGCCCTCGCGATCGAGATGGAGCTGCTCGGTTCGTAG
- a CDS encoding SRPBCC family protein — MAEYERSRTMSAQPERVFDEAADVGRFEAWLPGELHVHAEEPPAVTVHEDHADRDTAAQLRAERDQMRIEWGTREQGGYAGWLQVAGIGSGASEVTVHLSFFDDRHDPGERAACDALDSSLRRLEEQVRLRTDHTGG, encoded by the coding sequence ATGGCCGAGTACGAACGTTCACGCACGATGTCCGCTCAGCCCGAGCGCGTCTTCGACGAGGCCGCCGACGTCGGCCGGTTCGAGGCCTGGCTGCCCGGCGAACTGCACGTGCACGCGGAGGAGCCCCCGGCCGTCACGGTGCACGAGGACCACGCGGACCGGGACACCGCCGCTCAGCTGCGCGCCGAACGCGACCAGATGCGGATCGAGTGGGGCACCCGCGAGCAGGGCGGCTACGCGGGCTGGCTCCAGGTCGCGGGCATCGGCAGCGGCGCCAGCGAGGTGACGGTCCACCTGTCGTTCTTCGACGACCGCCACGATCCGGGCGAGCGCGCCGCCTGCGACGCCCTCGACAGCAGCCTGCGCCGTCTGGAGGAGCAGGTACGGCTCCGCACCGACCACACCGGCGGCTGA
- a CDS encoding immunity 21 family protein produces MTRYADPGAVEWVESEGGPLIVVPEVVLSSWSGADSDESETDYDRACGVDGYAGLVAVGQSQALVLGDDPASTSFLPERGLFVRWCAAESEEELLGSVDAALADAAWEPEQLWDVPGPVVLFDSAWPGDELEPENHLRVDLEPGRYSVRATYVEPNPETWLNLVQLRRLP; encoded by the coding sequence ATGACCAGGTATGCAGATCCAGGTGCAGTCGAGTGGGTGGAGTCCGAAGGCGGGCCGTTGATCGTTGTGCCGGAAGTAGTCCTGTCTTCGTGGTCCGGTGCAGACAGCGACGAGTCTGAAACCGACTACGACAGAGCCTGCGGCGTCGACGGGTATGCCGGACTGGTGGCGGTCGGGCAGTCCCAGGCCCTGGTCCTCGGTGATGACCCCGCCTCGACGTCCTTCCTTCCGGAACGTGGCCTGTTCGTGCGGTGGTGCGCCGCCGAATCGGAGGAGGAGCTTCTCGGCAGCGTTGATGCCGCGCTCGCTGATGCCGCCTGGGAGCCTGAGCAACTTTGGGACGTGCCGGGGCCAGTGGTCTTGTTCGACTCGGCTTGGCCTGGTGACGAGTTGGAGCCAGAGAACCATCTGCGGGTGGATCTGGAGCCAGGGCGCTATTCGGTTCGTGCCACGTATGTGGAACCGAATCCGGAGACCTGGCTCAACCTGGTTCAGCTTCGACGTCTTCCGTAG
- a CDS encoding helix-turn-helix transcriptional regulator, whose amino-acid sequence MPSDATPDPYADPLKFGQRVQVLRERRGMTRAQLADFIDISPHTLKKIENGQQQPPGLDMVMRIAEALRVSNLSDLTGHPDMHVPLFTGPGHPRLAAVKAAVDNFSLAATVEPPPVAHLEARLDAAWKARHGAKNHREAIGKLLPDLIRDTQALARHADSARDRRAAQALLAQTYSLSQFFIAYQPDASLLWRVAERGMVAAQDSGDPHAIGVAAWLLAQAHRDSGPRHFDAADAINLEAVRFLDPLLPDAPDDVLAIAGALQFELGYTAACRRETGTAWHHWDKANAMAARLSADYYHPVTSFSRAIMGAHAVTVAVELHQGGESVRQAAKADKAVIKSRPRRARHRIEEARGYQLDGQPDVAIATLQKAFEAAPETIRYNGYARRIVLEETESKQAARRRRASELAVQIGILAA is encoded by the coding sequence GTGCCATCTGATGCTACCCCGGACCCGTACGCCGATCCGCTGAAGTTCGGCCAGCGGGTGCAAGTCTTGCGCGAACGCCGGGGAATGACCCGCGCACAACTAGCCGACTTCATCGACATCTCACCGCACACCCTCAAGAAGATCGAGAACGGGCAACAGCAGCCACCCGGGCTCGACATGGTGATGCGGATCGCCGAGGCCCTCCGGGTCAGCAACCTCTCCGACCTGACAGGCCACCCCGACATGCACGTTCCCCTCTTCACCGGCCCCGGCCACCCCCGCCTCGCCGCGGTCAAGGCCGCCGTCGACAACTTCTCCCTGGCCGCGACCGTGGAGCCGCCCCCGGTGGCCCACCTCGAGGCCCGGCTGGACGCGGCGTGGAAGGCGCGGCACGGGGCGAAGAACCACCGCGAGGCCATCGGCAAGTTGCTGCCCGACCTGATCAGGGACACGCAAGCTCTGGCTCGCCACGCCGACTCCGCCAGAGACCGGCGCGCCGCGCAGGCCCTGCTGGCGCAGACATACTCCCTGTCGCAGTTCTTCATCGCCTACCAGCCCGACGCAAGCCTGCTGTGGCGCGTCGCCGAGCGCGGCATGGTCGCGGCCCAGGACTCGGGAGACCCGCACGCTATTGGCGTCGCGGCCTGGCTTCTTGCCCAGGCCCACCGGGACTCCGGACCGCGGCACTTCGACGCCGCCGACGCCATCAATCTCGAAGCCGTGCGCTTCCTTGACCCGCTCCTGCCCGACGCACCCGATGACGTCCTGGCCATCGCCGGCGCCCTGCAATTCGAACTCGGCTATACCGCAGCGTGCCGCCGTGAGACCGGCACCGCCTGGCATCACTGGGACAAGGCAAACGCCATGGCCGCACGGCTGTCTGCCGACTACTACCACCCAGTCACGTCGTTCTCGAGGGCCATCATGGGCGCCCACGCTGTGACCGTCGCTGTCGAACTGCACCAGGGCGGTGAGTCCGTACGTCAGGCGGCCAAGGCGGACAAGGCCGTGATCAAGTCTCGGCCGCGTCGGGCGCGGCACCGGATCGAGGAGGCCCGTGGCTACCAGCTCGATGGGCAGCCCGATGTCGCGATCGCCACGCTGCAGAAGGCGTTCGAGGCTGCGCCGGAGACGATCCGTTACAACGGCTACGCGCGGCGCATCGTCCTCGAGGAGACGGAGTCGAAGCAGGCCGCGCGTCGGCGTCGGGCCTCGGAGTTGGCGGTGCAGATCGGCATCCTCGCCGCGTAG
- a CDS encoding AI-2E family transporter, translating into MAGAGAPAGGPGRGRRAARRVPGSRAAHSVRLPPRARTVPLVPKAESTVPWLRVAAAYAWRLILVGVVVYGVFTVLGRFQLIAVALFLGLVITSVLRPLTDLLNRFLPRALCVAVALVGSLLLLLALLALVGNAVAGESAKLAGEFGGGIHRIEQWLQRPPFRLSQGKLADLQKQVLAYLSAHRAGLLSSALSGFGRLVELVTGVALAVFSSVFFIHSGENLWRWARDQLLPSEARPVWDRAGQAAWRTFAGYTRGIIIVAATNAVLVGVVLLVLRVPLALPLTLLEFFATFVPLIGSPVALGVATVVALAGRGPLTAVAVLALIVVIGQLEGHVLHPVVMSWAVRLHPLVVAVSVIAGGIVAGVIGAVVAVPFVSVTWAVLRALRRAPP; encoded by the coding sequence GTGGCTGGTGCGGGCGCTCCGGCGGGAGGGCCGGGCCGAGGGCGCCGGGCCGCGCGCCGGGTGCCCGGCAGCCGCGCGGCGCACTCCGTACGCCTCCCGCCGCGCGCCCGCACCGTTCCCTTGGTCCCGAAGGCCGAGAGCACCGTGCCCTGGCTGCGGGTCGCCGCCGCCTACGCCTGGCGCCTCATCCTCGTCGGCGTCGTCGTCTACGGCGTCTTCACCGTCCTCGGCCGCTTCCAGCTCATCGCCGTGGCCCTGTTCCTGGGCCTGGTCATCACCTCGGTCCTGCGCCCCCTCACCGACCTGCTGAACCGCTTCCTGCCCCGAGCGCTGTGCGTCGCCGTCGCCCTGGTCGGCAGCCTGCTGCTCCTGCTCGCCCTGCTGGCGCTCGTGGGCAACGCGGTGGCGGGGGAGTCGGCGAAGCTCGCGGGCGAGTTCGGCGGCGGCATCCACCGGATCGAGCAGTGGCTCCAGCGCCCGCCGTTCCGGCTCAGCCAGGGCAAACTGGCCGACCTGCAGAAGCAGGTCCTGGCCTACCTGTCCGCCCACCGCGCCGGGCTCCTCAGCAGCGCGCTCAGCGGCTTCGGCAGGCTCGTCGAACTGGTCACCGGGGTCGCCCTCGCGGTCTTCTCCTCCGTCTTCTTCATCCACTCCGGCGAGAATCTCTGGCGGTGGGCGCGCGACCAGCTGCTGCCCAGCGAGGCCCGGCCGGTGTGGGACCGGGCCGGGCAGGCCGCCTGGCGGACGTTCGCCGGGTACACGCGCGGCATCATCATCGTGGCGGCCACCAACGCCGTACTCGTCGGTGTCGTCCTGCTGGTGCTGCGCGTACCGCTCGCGCTGCCGCTGACGCTCCTGGAGTTCTTCGCCACGTTCGTGCCGCTGATCGGCTCACCGGTCGCGCTCGGCGTGGCCACGGTGGTCGCCCTCGCGGGGCGTGGCCCGCTCACCGCGGTGGCCGTGCTCGCCCTGATCGTCGTCATCGGCCAGCTCGAAGGACATGTGCTGCACCCGGTGGTGATGAGCTGGGCGGTGCGCCTGCACCCGCTCGTCGTCGCCGTCTCCGTCATCGCGGGCGGCATCGTCGCGGGCGTGATCGGCGCCGTGGTCGCCGTCCCGTTCGTCTCCGTCACCTGGGCGGTGCTGCGCGCACTGCGGCGCGCCCCGCCCTGA
- a CDS encoding TniQ family protein, whose translation MTGAPARLPIQPSPGLGEDTDPSVRPHLAEHLVPLPVRVRPQPAESVDSYVRRLALANHLKPSYLRSYLAGPPDYGPGKRPRPDRLAALTGRQQGVLERALSDLVRQKPADPKKPKRSFTKAADKPALFAAIRRDAEAERLPVSQLARRHHVSPATVRQALNSPTPPPRKKRPPTLGPAKGRIGPTIDAILDEYAAAHAGRFPTMRVIWEKLLDEHGVTAAYATVHRYLASHPHWSTDTLARQPGQPSGDFLAAAQLPFYGNVIKHYRALLTAIRRDPARHGLDGSYATTTAFLLGLDAGSSWSMLTGFQEWLVVRLGKGHDLTWPVLVRHLAPGGWVYPLSAPADIAAVTTLHRLIGEFFTTREQPDGLARIFRDYQSWATTQDWYHLAEAADLGETR comes from the coding sequence GTGACCGGCGCACCCGCACGGCTTCCCATCCAGCCTTCACCGGGACTCGGTGAAGACACCGATCCGTCCGTCCGCCCCCACCTCGCCGAACATCTGGTTCCGCTTCCCGTTCGTGTTCGCCCGCAGCCTGCAGAATCCGTTGACTCCTACGTCCGCCGCTTGGCCCTCGCGAACCATCTCAAACCCAGCTACCTGCGCAGTTACCTTGCCGGACCGCCTGACTACGGGCCCGGGAAACGCCCACGACCTGACCGGCTCGCCGCTCTCACCGGACGACAGCAAGGCGTTCTGGAACGAGCCCTGTCCGATCTGGTGCGCCAGAAACCTGCGGATCCCAAGAAGCCCAAGCGCAGCTTCACGAAGGCCGCAGACAAACCAGCGCTCTTCGCGGCGATCCGCCGCGACGCTGAGGCCGAACGACTCCCCGTCTCGCAGCTGGCGAGACGACACCACGTCAGCCCCGCCACCGTCCGCCAGGCCCTGAACTCGCCCACGCCTCCACCCCGAAAGAAGCGTCCTCCCACCCTGGGCCCGGCCAAGGGACGCATCGGCCCGACAATCGACGCCATCCTCGACGAATACGCCGCCGCCCACGCCGGCCGCTTCCCCACCATGAGGGTGATCTGGGAAAAGCTGCTGGACGAACACGGTGTCACCGCCGCCTACGCCACCGTCCACCGCTACCTCGCCAGCCATCCGCACTGGAGCACGGACACCCTGGCCCGGCAGCCCGGCCAGCCTTCAGGAGACTTCCTTGCAGCCGCTCAACTACCTTTCTACGGCAACGTGATCAAGCACTACCGGGCGCTGCTGACCGCAATCCGCCGGGACCCCGCACGACACGGACTTGACGGCTCCTACGCCACTACGACAGCCTTCCTGCTTGGCCTCGACGCCGGCAGCTCGTGGAGCATGCTCACCGGATTTCAGGAATGGCTCGTCGTCCGACTCGGCAAGGGACACGACCTGACCTGGCCCGTTCTCGTCCGCCACCTCGCCCCCGGTGGCTGGGTTTACCCGCTCTCCGCGCCCGCCGACATTGCGGCAGTGACCACACTCCACCGGCTCATCGGGGAGTTCTTCACCACACGAGAACAGCCGGACGGCCTCGCCCGAATCTTCCGGGACTACCAGTCCTGGGCGACCACCCAGGACTGGTACCACCTCGCAGAAGCAGCGGACCTTGGCGAGACGCGTTAG
- a CDS encoding helix-turn-helix domain-containing protein gives MPSDPLPDWVITRRRAIGDNIRTARKDRKLSQEKLGELTGLDRKTINRIEQGHGTLLDHLLLVAHALEIPLADLVR, from the coding sequence GTGCCATCTGATCCCCTGCCCGACTGGGTCATCACCCGCCGCCGGGCCATCGGGGACAACATCCGCACCGCCCGGAAAGACCGCAAGCTCAGCCAAGAGAAACTCGGCGAACTGACCGGCCTCGACCGGAAAACAATCAACCGGATCGAGCAAGGCCACGGCACACTCCTCGACCACCTACTCCTCGTCGCGCACGCCCTCGAGATCCCGCTGGCGGACCTTGTGCGCTGA
- a CDS encoding ATP-binding protein, translating to MTISEPTARHPALGEADAEANRQLTTLDGWRKSIEGPPVPPDLLPPGDLKQLSTSERDLYDDDRLDHHARMLVVATSFVEKTVVCGRRLVLLNRHAISARRGLMVSGLPGTGKTSAITQLGRAHELLDRARHPNVADRIPVLYITVPPAATARMVAAEFARFLGLPVRPRSNMTDIIEAVVGVCTDARTGLVLVDEIHNVSQVTRAGGEVSDTLKYFSERIPATFVYAGIGLETSELLAGTRGAQISGRFTLVPTRPFPYGAEWKGLVATMEETLLLHDHPPGTLVKLDRYLHDRTAGMIGALSHAIRGAAIDAILSGTERVTKEGLAAIPLDHAAETQKKPARKAPR from the coding sequence ATGACCATCTCGGAGCCGACAGCCCGGCACCCCGCGCTGGGCGAGGCGGATGCCGAGGCCAACCGGCAGCTGACCACCCTGGACGGATGGCGGAAGTCGATCGAAGGCCCGCCGGTGCCCCCGGATCTTCTGCCCCCTGGCGATCTGAAGCAGTTGTCAACGAGCGAACGGGACCTCTACGACGACGACCGTCTCGACCATCACGCCCGGATGCTCGTGGTCGCGACCTCGTTCGTCGAGAAGACCGTGGTCTGCGGCCGCCGCCTGGTCCTGCTCAACCGCCACGCGATCAGCGCCCGCCGCGGCCTGATGGTCTCCGGCCTGCCAGGCACGGGCAAGACCAGCGCCATCACCCAGCTCGGACGCGCCCACGAACTCCTCGACCGGGCCCGCCATCCGAACGTCGCCGACCGCATTCCCGTCCTCTACATCACGGTCCCGCCCGCGGCGACTGCCCGCATGGTCGCAGCCGAGTTCGCCCGCTTCCTGGGTCTTCCGGTCCGGCCCCGGTCGAACATGACGGACATCATCGAAGCCGTAGTCGGCGTCTGCACCGATGCCCGCACCGGCCTCGTGCTCGTCGATGAAATCCACAACGTTTCGCAGGTCACCCGGGCCGGCGGGGAGGTATCCGACACCTTGAAGTACTTCTCCGAACGCATACCCGCGACGTTCGTCTACGCGGGCATCGGACTGGAGACCAGCGAACTCCTGGCCGGCACCCGCGGTGCTCAGATCTCGGGCCGGTTCACCCTCGTCCCGACCCGACCGTTCCCCTACGGCGCCGAGTGGAAGGGCCTGGTGGCGACCATGGAGGAGACCTTGCTCCTGCACGACCACCCGCCGGGCACCTTGGTCAAGCTGGACCGCTACCTCCACGATCGGACCGCCGGGATGATCGGAGCTCTCTCCCACGCCATCCGGGGCGCCGCGATCGACGCGATCCTGAGCGGCACCGAGCGCGTCACCAAGGAAGGACTCGCCGCGATCCCGCTGGACCACGCGGCGGAGACCCAGAAGAAGCCGGCCAGGAAGGCCCCCAGGTGA
- the selA gene encoding L-seryl-tRNA(Sec) selenium transferase, giving the protein MSDARRRIPRTDAVLRDARLVDAAARLGPGPVKAAVRQAQERARQGAVTPEQVADTAVALLPRVVGGLRPVINATGVLLHTNLGRASLSAAARQAVQDAAGPTDVELDLRTGVRAGRGRTALDALRGRVPSAAAAHVVNNGAAALVLAATALAAGREIVISRGEMVEIGDGFRLPDLLVSTGARLREVGTTNRTTVQDYADVIGPGTAFVLKIHPSNFRITGFTRAAGVGDLSALGVPVVADIGSGLLAPHALLPDEPDAETQLRSGAALVTASGDKLLGGPQCGLLLGDAELLRTLTRHPLARALRVDKLTLAALEATLTGPRTPTAAFLTADAAGLMRRAEHLAAALGAAGIEDVRAVAGTATVGGGGAPGVTLPSAALSLPEPYAAVLRTGEVPVVGRLEGGRCLLDLRAVPPGDDERLAESVRSAAER; this is encoded by the coding sequence GTGAGCGATGCCCGCCGGCGGATCCCCCGTACCGACGCCGTCCTGCGGGACGCGCGCCTGGTGGACGCGGCGGCGCGGCTCGGGCCGGGCCCGGTGAAGGCCGCGGTCCGGCAGGCGCAGGAGCGGGCACGCCAGGGCGCCGTCACCCCCGAGCAGGTGGCGGACACCGCCGTGGCGCTGCTGCCGCGGGTGGTCGGCGGGCTGCGTCCGGTGATCAACGCGACCGGGGTCCTGCTGCACACCAACCTCGGCCGCGCCTCCCTGTCCGCCGCGGCCCGGCAGGCGGTGCAGGACGCCGCCGGGCCCACGGACGTCGAACTCGATCTGCGCACCGGTGTTCGCGCCGGCCGGGGCCGTACGGCCCTGGACGCGCTGCGCGGCCGGGTGCCGTCCGCCGCCGCGGCCCATGTCGTCAACAACGGCGCCGCCGCGCTCGTCCTCGCCGCCACCGCGCTCGCCGCGGGCAGGGAGATCGTCATCAGCCGCGGTGAGATGGTGGAGATCGGGGACGGCTTCCGGCTGCCGGACCTGCTGGTCTCCACCGGGGCCCGGCTCCGCGAGGTCGGCACCACGAACCGTACGACCGTCCAGGACTACGCCGACGTGATCGGCCCCGGCACGGCGTTCGTCCTGAAGATCCATCCCTCCAACTTCCGCATCACCGGCTTCACTCGGGCCGCCGGTGTCGGCGATCTGTCGGCGTTGGGCGTTCCGGTGGTGGCCGACATCGGCTCCGGACTGCTCGCGCCCCATGCGCTGCTGCCCGACGAGCCCGACGCCGAGACCCAGTTGAGGTCCGGCGCGGCCCTGGTGACGGCGAGCGGCGACAAACTGCTCGGCGGCCCCCAGTGCGGACTGCTCCTCGGCGACGCGGAACTCCTGCGCACCCTCACCCGGCACCCCCTGGCCCGTGCCCTGCGCGTGGACAAGCTCACCCTGGCCGCCCTGGAGGCGACCCTGACGGGCCCCCGGACCCCGACGGCCGCTTTCCTGACCGCCGACGCCGCAGGGCTCATGCGGCGGGCCGAACACCTCGCCGCCGCACTGGGCGCCGCCGGGATCGAGGACGTCCGGGCCGTCGCCGGGACCGCCACCGTCGGCGGCGGCGGGGCGCCGGGAGTGACGCTGCCCAGCGCCGCGCTGTCCCTGCCGGAGCCCTACGCCGCCGTACTGCGCACCGGTGAGGTGCCCGTGGTGGGGCGCCTGGAGGGCGGGCGGTGCCTGCTGGACCTGCGTGCGGTGCCGCCGGGGGACGACGAACGCCTCGCCGAGTCCGTGCGGTCGGCGGCGGAGAGGTAG
- a CDS encoding VWA domain-containing protein has product MPINFDKLPAGLVNLTKTAAVSLEKNNLTGQRAAVYLVLDRSRSMSRYYRDGSVQHLAEQALGLSANLDDDGIVPTIFFDSDAHPAADISVDNYQGSIDRHHKALGRMGSTNYAAAMDEVIDHYLDSDSTDPAFVIFQTDGGPDSRRAAEQTLCKAAKLPMFWQFIGFGPDRFDFLRRLDDLEVPKKRVIDNAGFFPAGDAPKRMSNAELYDRLMGEFPDWLVAARHAGIVP; this is encoded by the coding sequence ATGCCGATCAACTTCGACAAGCTCCCCGCCGGCCTGGTCAACCTCACCAAGACCGCCGCGGTCTCCCTGGAGAAGAACAACCTGACGGGGCAGCGGGCGGCCGTCTACCTGGTCCTCGACCGGTCCCGCAGCATGAGCCGCTACTACCGCGATGGCAGCGTGCAGCACCTCGCAGAGCAGGCCTTGGGCCTGTCCGCCAATCTCGACGACGACGGCATCGTCCCCACGATCTTCTTCGACAGCGATGCCCACCCCGCGGCCGACATCAGCGTCGACAACTACCAGGGCAGCATCGACCGCCACCACAAAGCGCTCGGCCGCATGGGCTCCACCAACTACGCGGCCGCCATGGACGAAGTCATCGACCACTACCTCGACTCCGACAGCACCGACCCCGCTTTCGTCATCTTCCAGACCGACGGCGGGCCGGACTCCCGGCGGGCCGCGGAACAGACGCTGTGCAAGGCGGCGAAACTGCCCATGTTCTGGCAGTTCATCGGCTTCGGCCCCGACCGTTTCGACTTCCTGCGCAGGCTCGACGACCTCGAGGTGCCGAAGAAGCGGGTCATCGACAACGCTGGCTTCTTCCCCGCCGGCGACGCCCCGAAGCGGATGTCAAACGCGGAGTTGTACGACCGGTTGATGGGCGAGTTCCCCGACTGGCTTGTCGCGGCACGCCATGCCGGAATCGTGCCCTGA